In Rouxiella sp. WC2420, the following proteins share a genomic window:
- a CDS encoding cation acetate symporter: MNARRLGVLALLALSSSAWAAEGIAGAVQRQPLNIEAIIMFVLFVGATLYITYWASKRTRSRTDYYTAGGQITGLQNGLAIAGDFMSAASFLGISALVYTSGYDGLIYSIGFLIGWPIILFLIAERLRNLGKYTFADVASYRLKQKPIRTLSACGSLVVVALYLIAQMVGAGKLIQLLFGLNYLVAVVLVGILMVLYVLFGGMLATTWVQIIKAVLLLAGATFMAIMVMKSVGFNFNTLFTQAVAVHPKGLAIMSPGGLVSDPISALSLGLALMFGTAGLPHILMRFFTVNDAKEARKSVFYATGFIGYFYILTFIIGFGAIVLVSSNPAFKDASGALLGGNNMAAVHLANAVGGSFFLGFISAVAFATILAVVAGLTLAGASAVSHDLYSSVIKDGKATELAELRVSKSTVVVLGFVAIALGILFEKQNIAFMVGLAFSIAASCNFPIILLSMYWSKLTTRGAMIGGWLGLITAIVLMILGPTIWVQILGHAKPIYPYEYPALFSMIVAFVGIWFFSITDKSPSGAAERKLFWPQFVRSQTGIGISQSSKH, translated from the coding sequence ATGAACGCCCGTCGTCTGGGAGTTCTGGCTCTTCTGGCGCTGAGTTCCAGTGCCTGGGCCGCCGAGGGTATTGCCGGAGCTGTGCAACGGCAACCGCTTAATATCGAAGCTATTATCATGTTTGTATTGTTCGTTGGCGCGACACTCTATATCACCTATTGGGCATCAAAACGCACTCGCTCGCGTACGGATTACTACACGGCAGGTGGGCAGATTACCGGGCTACAAAACGGTTTGGCCATTGCGGGAGACTTTATGTCTGCCGCTTCGTTCCTGGGGATCTCGGCACTGGTTTATACCTCGGGCTACGATGGGCTGATTTACTCGATCGGCTTTCTGATTGGCTGGCCGATTATTCTGTTTCTGATTGCCGAGCGATTACGTAACCTGGGTAAATATACCTTTGCCGATGTGGCTTCCTATCGTCTAAAACAGAAACCAATTCGCACTCTGTCAGCCTGCGGCTCATTGGTTGTCGTCGCCTTGTACCTGATTGCGCAGATGGTAGGTGCGGGCAAGCTTATTCAGTTGCTATTCGGGCTGAACTATCTGGTGGCAGTCGTGCTGGTCGGTATTCTGATGGTGCTTTACGTTCTTTTTGGCGGCATGCTGGCGACCACCTGGGTGCAAATCATCAAGGCAGTCCTACTGCTGGCGGGTGCCACCTTTATGGCGATAATGGTGATGAAATCCGTGGGTTTCAACTTCAATACGCTGTTTACTCAAGCCGTGGCCGTGCATCCCAAAGGGCTTGCCATTATGAGTCCCGGAGGGTTGGTATCAGACCCGATATCGGCACTATCGCTGGGGCTGGCACTGATGTTTGGTACAGCCGGTTTGCCACACATTTTGATGCGCTTCTTCACGGTTAACGATGCCAAAGAAGCGCGCAAAAGCGTGTTCTATGCCACTGGTTTTATTGGTTACTTTTATATTCTGACCTTTATTATCGGCTTCGGTGCCATCGTATTGGTCAGTTCTAATCCGGCCTTCAAAGACGCCAGCGGCGCACTGCTAGGTGGAAATAACATGGCTGCCGTTCATCTTGCCAACGCGGTAGGTGGCAGTTTCTTCCTTGGCTTTATCTCGGCAGTTGCCTTCGCGACCATTCTGGCAGTCGTTGCGGGGTTAACGTTGGCGGGCGCGTCTGCTGTTTCGCATGACCTCTATTCCAGCGTGATAAAAGACGGCAAAGCCACAGAGTTAGCCGAGCTTCGCGTATCGAAATCGACGGTCGTGGTGCTGGGCTTTGTAGCAATCGCTCTAGGCATTTTGTTTGAGAAACAGAATATTGCCTTCATGGTTGGTCTGGCATTCTCAATCGCTGCCAGCTGTAACTTCCCTATTATTCTGCTATCTATGTACTGGTCTAAATTGACTACGCGCGGTGCGATGATTGGTGGGTGGTTAGGGCTAATTACAGCGATCGTTTTGATGATCCTCGGCCCGACCATCTGGGTGCAAATTTTGGGTCACGCCAAGCCGATTTACCCGTATGAGTATCCTGCATTGTTCTCAATGATCGTGGCTTTTGTGGGTATTTGGTTCTTCTCAATTACTGATAAATCCCCTTCTGGCGCAGCAGAAAGGAAGCTTTTCTGGCCCCAATTTGTACGCTCTCAAACCGGTATTGGGATTTCACAGAGCAGTAAACACTAA
- a CDS encoding DUF485 domain-containing protein: MNDLIYQKVESNPRFKELVHKRSRFAWLLSIITLVLYVAFIFLIAFEPQWLGTPLYAGATITRGIPVGVGLIVISFVLTGIYVFRANGEFDRLTADIIREVKP, encoded by the coding sequence ATGAATGATCTCATTTATCAAAAGGTTGAAAGTAATCCGCGCTTTAAAGAGTTGGTACATAAACGCAGCCGGTTCGCCTGGCTGCTTTCTATCATCACTTTGGTGCTATACGTCGCTTTTATCTTCCTGATAGCCTTTGAGCCTCAATGGCTTGGCACGCCTCTCTATGCTGGCGCAACCATTACGCGAGGCATCCCTGTTGGTGTCGGTTTAATCGTTATATCTTTTGTGCTGACAGGTATTTATGTTTTCCGCGCTAACGGTGAATTTGACCGTTTGACCGCTGATATTATCCGTGAGGTGAAGCCATGA
- the acs gene encoding acetate--CoA ligase, translating to MSQSQKHPIPASIAERALITPEKYQQYYQQSVEDPETFWGEQAKVLDWIKPFTKVKNTSFAPGNIDIRWFEDGTLNLAANCLDRHLADRGDQVAIIWEGDDPNAENRFVTYKQLHEDVCKFANVLKDHGVQKGDVVAIYMPMVPEAAVAMLACARIGAVHSVIFAGFSPEAVSGRIIDSNAKLVITADEGLRAGRTIPLKQNVDDALKNPAVVSITNVIVYQRTGKKGEWKEGRDVWWHEVIANASAECPPTEMKAEDPLFILYTSGSTGKPKGVLHTTGGYLVYAALTFKYTFDYHPGDVYWCTADVGWVTGHSYLLYGPLAVGAITLMFEGVPNYPQTNRMSQVVDKHKVNILYTAPTAIRALMAEGDKAIEGTTRSSLRILGSVGEPINPEAWEWYYKTIGNSDCPIVDTWWQTETGGFMITPLPGATELKAGSATLPFFGVQPALVDNEGNPQEGATEGNLVITDSWPGQARTLFGDHERFEQTYFSTFKNMYFSGDGARRDEDGYYWITGRVDDVLNISGHRLGTAEIESALVSHPKIAEAAVVGYPHSIKGQAIYAYVTLNHGEEPSPELYTEVRNWVRKEIGPIATPDILHWTDSLPKTRSGKIMRRILRKIAAGDTSNFGDTSTLADPGVVDKLLEEKQSMKTSS from the coding sequence ATGAGCCAATCTCAAAAGCATCCGATTCCTGCTTCAATTGCAGAGCGAGCCTTAATCACACCTGAGAAATATCAGCAATATTATCAACAGTCTGTTGAGGATCCTGAGACGTTCTGGGGTGAGCAGGCCAAGGTGCTCGACTGGATCAAACCGTTCACTAAAGTTAAAAATACTTCCTTTGCACCCGGCAATATTGATATCCGCTGGTTTGAGGATGGCACGCTGAATCTGGCAGCAAACTGCCTGGATCGTCACTTGGCCGATCGTGGGGATCAGGTAGCGATCATTTGGGAAGGCGACGATCCGAATGCAGAAAACAGATTCGTCACCTACAAACAGCTGCACGAAGACGTGTGCAAATTTGCCAACGTATTGAAAGATCACGGTGTGCAAAAAGGTGACGTGGTGGCCATCTATATGCCAATGGTGCCTGAGGCCGCCGTGGCAATGCTGGCCTGCGCGCGTATCGGGGCGGTACATTCGGTAATTTTTGCCGGATTCTCCCCAGAAGCAGTATCTGGCCGTATCATCGATTCCAACGCCAAACTGGTGATCACCGCTGATGAAGGCCTTCGTGCTGGTCGCACCATTCCGCTTAAACAAAACGTTGACGATGCGCTGAAAAACCCCGCAGTCGTTAGCATTACCAATGTCATCGTTTACCAACGCACCGGCAAGAAAGGCGAATGGAAAGAGGGGCGCGATGTTTGGTGGCACGAAGTCATCGCGAACGCTTCTGCCGAATGCCCGCCGACAGAAATGAAAGCCGAAGATCCACTGTTCATTCTTTATACCTCGGGTTCAACCGGCAAGCCTAAGGGCGTGCTGCACACTACTGGCGGCTATCTGGTTTATGCCGCGCTGACCTTTAAATACACCTTCGATTACCATCCTGGCGATGTCTATTGGTGTACCGCCGACGTTGGCTGGGTGACAGGCCACAGCTATTTGCTCTACGGGCCGTTGGCCGTGGGTGCGATTACACTGATGTTCGAAGGGGTACCAAACTATCCGCAAACCAACCGCATGTCGCAGGTTGTAGACAAACATAAAGTTAATATCCTTTATACCGCGCCGACCGCAATCCGTGCTCTGATGGCCGAAGGTGATAAAGCGATTGAAGGCACTACCCGCAGCTCGTTGCGTATTCTGGGATCAGTCGGCGAACCGATTAATCCAGAAGCCTGGGAGTGGTACTACAAAACGATCGGCAATAGTGATTGCCCGATTGTAGATACCTGGTGGCAAACCGAGACCGGCGGTTTCATGATAACCCCGCTGCCGGGCGCTACTGAACTTAAGGCCGGCTCGGCGACATTGCCATTCTTCGGCGTACAGCCTGCGCTGGTCGATAATGAAGGCAATCCGCAGGAAGGGGCGACCGAGGGTAATCTGGTAATTACCGATTCCTGGCCGGGTCAGGCACGTACGCTGTTTGGCGACCACGAACGCTTTGAGCAGACCTATTTCTCGACCTTCAAAAACATGTATTTCAGCGGTGACGGCGCGCGCCGTGACGAAGACGGTTATTACTGGATCACCGGACGCGTGGATGACGTTCTGAATATTTCTGGTCACCGCCTGGGTACTGCCGAAATCGAATCGGCGTTGGTTTCGCATCCAAAGATTGCCGAAGCCGCAGTCGTTGGTTATCCGCACAGCATCAAAGGTCAGGCTATTTACGCCTACGTAACCTTGAATCATGGTGAAGAACCGTCGCCAGAACTCTATACCGAAGTGCGTAACTGGGTACGCAAGGAAATAGGGCCAATCGCGACGCCGGATATCCTTCACTGGACAGATTCATTGCCTAAAACCCGCTCCGGTAAAATCATGCGCCGTATTCTGCGCAAGATCGCCGCGGGCGATACCTCAAACTTTGGAGATACCTCAACCCTCGCCGATCCGGGCGTGGTCGATAAATTGCTGGAAGAAAAACAATCAATGAAAACGTCGTCATAA
- a CDS encoding S66 peptidase family protein: MDTAFQMLLPQSLVPGQTIGFFSASSPVTVTAPNRFARAKQFLQAKGFKLQAGSLTQKSDFYRSGSIKERAEELNQLLRDPKVRCVMSTIGGMNSNALLPYIDYEAIKADPKIIIGYSDSTALLLGIYAKTGLITFYGPALVASFGEFPPLVDTTWQSFSDLLITPPALPYTYPLPPVWSDEKLNWDTTSPERPKKLYENDCRFIGSGSVSGRVIGGNLNTLSGIWGSPYMPEIRRGDILLIEDSLLDIATIERSFNMLKLNGVFDRVAAVLLGKHEGFDDKGTGRRPFDVLQEVLNGQSLPIVDGFDCCHTHPMLTLPLGSQIRIDFERKSVELTAQFINSNDN, from the coding sequence ATGGATACTGCCTTTCAAATGCTGTTACCTCAGTCACTTGTGCCAGGACAAACCATTGGTTTTTTCTCGGCATCATCGCCTGTCACCGTTACCGCACCCAATCGCTTTGCTCGTGCCAAACAGTTTTTGCAGGCAAAAGGATTCAAACTTCAGGCCGGAAGTCTGACGCAAAAATCCGATTTTTATCGTTCGGGAAGCATCAAGGAACGCGCCGAAGAGCTTAATCAGCTACTGCGCGACCCCAAAGTTCGCTGCGTGATGTCAACCATTGGTGGTATGAACAGCAATGCGCTGCTGCCTTATATTGACTATGAGGCGATTAAAGCCGATCCAAAAATTATCATCGGTTATTCAGACAGCACCGCTTTGCTGTTGGGTATTTATGCCAAAACCGGGTTAATCACTTTCTACGGCCCGGCGTTGGTCGCCTCTTTCGGCGAGTTTCCTCCCCTGGTCGACACGACCTGGCAATCTTTTTCTGATTTGCTGATAACGCCTCCTGCTCTGCCTTACACCTATCCCCTACCGCCAGTCTGGAGCGATGAAAAGCTTAACTGGGATACCACGTCCCCCGAACGGCCAAAAAAACTCTATGAAAATGACTGCCGGTTTATTGGCTCGGGCTCGGTATCGGGAAGAGTGATTGGTGGCAATCTGAATACTTTATCCGGCATTTGGGGCAGCCCGTACATGCCTGAAATCAGGCGCGGCGATATTTTACTGATTGAAGACAGCCTCCTGGATATCGCCACCATCGAACGTTCATTCAACATGCTTAAACTTAATGGTGTGTTTGATCGCGTCGCTGCCGTCTTGCTGGGTAAACACGAAGGATTTGATGATAAAGGTACGGGTCGCCGTCCTTTCGATGTTCTTCAAGAAGTTCTTAACGGACAGTCTCTGCCAATCGTCGATGGCTTTGACTGTTGTCACACCCATCCAATGTTAACGTTGCCGTTAGGCAGCCAAATCAGAATCGATTTTGAGCGAAAAAGTGTTGAATTAACCGCTCAATTTATAAACAGCAATGACAACTGA
- a CDS encoding ATP-binding protein: MKNMTLSQRLTLVFTLLLVACCTISGILQVRSSSQYSQAVIQRLSQDMAKHIADSNPLLGQNGLNTASVHTLFDQLMAVNPSVEVYLLDKQGKIIGDAAPAGAVKLSLVNLQPVKALLKGAKMPVYGDNPRHADQTSHQVFSAAPLLDHGQLQGYIYIVLLGDQYSALDRDAQLQSAVMMAVRSMGLVILFGLVAGGFAFRWVTRPIRRLTAQIRNLDSGGLEAVQALSQTVPAANAQRDEVFQLQQTFINMAKRIDEQWQRLTRQDQQRREFIANISHDLRTPLTSLHGYLETLSVKSDQLSDEDRHRYLNIALVQSKKVGRLAQELFELARLEYGVVKPQKEPFSMSELVQDVYQKFELTAETRHLTLQADMTQGIPLVNADLAMIERVMTNLLDNAIRFTPDHGTIEIRLWPQQEKVMVQLNDSGPGIAAELKNDLFIRPSILSTGRKRAGGLGLMIVKRILELHGSDITLIDRPGKGACFEFSVPI; this comes from the coding sequence ATGAAAAATATGACACTTTCACAGCGACTGACGTTAGTCTTTACCCTCTTGCTGGTCGCCTGCTGCACGATTTCGGGTATTTTACAGGTTCGTTCGAGCAGTCAGTACAGTCAGGCGGTTATCCAGCGGCTGTCGCAAGATATGGCCAAACACATTGCCGACAGCAACCCTTTGCTCGGCCAAAATGGACTGAACACAGCTTCCGTTCATACCCTTTTTGATCAACTGATGGCGGTGAATCCCAGCGTTGAAGTTTATCTTCTAGATAAACAAGGAAAAATTATTGGCGATGCCGCCCCGGCAGGCGCGGTAAAATTGTCGCTGGTGAATCTGCAACCGGTAAAGGCATTGCTCAAGGGAGCAAAAATGCCGGTCTATGGCGATAACCCTCGCCATGCCGATCAAACTTCACATCAGGTATTTAGCGCTGCGCCTTTGCTCGATCACGGACAGTTGCAGGGTTATATCTACATCGTTTTGCTGGGCGATCAATATAGTGCGCTGGACCGCGATGCCCAGCTTCAATCGGCAGTCATGATGGCTGTGCGCTCCATGGGGCTGGTGATTTTATTTGGCCTGGTGGCCGGGGGATTTGCATTCCGCTGGGTCACGCGCCCTATCCGTCGCCTGACTGCGCAAATCAGAAATCTCGACAGTGGTGGCCTGGAGGCGGTACAAGCTTTGTCACAAACGGTTCCTGCCGCCAATGCGCAACGTGACGAGGTATTCCAGCTCCAGCAGACCTTTATCAACATGGCAAAACGCATCGACGAACAGTGGCAGAGACTGACTCGCCAGGACCAGCAGCGGCGTGAATTTATCGCCAATATCTCCCATGATTTACGTACGCCTTTGACTTCGCTGCACGGCTATCTCGAAACTCTGTCGGTGAAATCTGACCAGCTCAGCGATGAAGATCGCCATCGCTATCTGAACATCGCTCTGGTGCAGAGTAAAAAGGTTGGACGATTGGCTCAGGAGTTGTTCGAACTGGCGCGCCTCGAGTACGGCGTGGTGAAACCGCAGAAAGAGCCGTTTTCAATGTCTGAGCTGGTGCAGGACGTCTATCAAAAATTTGAACTCACCGCCGAAACGCGCCATTTAACGTTACAGGCCGATATGACGCAGGGCATTCCTCTGGTCAATGCTGATTTGGCAATGATCGAGCGGGTGATGACCAATCTGCTGGATAACGCGATCAGATTTACTCCCGACCACGGCACGATTGAAATACGCCTGTGGCCACAGCAGGAAAAAGTTATGGTGCAGCTAAACGATAGCGGTCCGGGGATTGCCGCCGAACTCAAGAACGATCTTTTTATTCGCCCGTCAATTTTAAGCACTGGCCGCAAACGCGCGGGAGGGCTGGGCCTGATGATTGTAAAACGCATACTCGAACTGCACGGCAGCGATATCACATTAATTGATCGCCCTGGCAAAGGTGCCTGTTTCGAGTTCTCTGTACCCATTTAA
- a CDS encoding response regulator transcription factor yields the protein MEKNKKILIVEDDSNIAELLTLHLRDEGYVITHAADGDRGVALLDKGGWDALILDLMLPGVDGLEICRRARNMTRYTPIIIISARSSEIHRVLGLELGADDYLAKPFSMLELVARVKALFRRQDAMGRNLQMDAGTLSSGGLVIDPISREVLLNQQNIELTPREFDLLYFFAKNPGKVFSRLSLLNQVWGYQHEGYEHTVNTHINRLRIKIEANPAEPDRILTVWGKGYKFILSTDESQG from the coding sequence ATGGAAAAGAATAAAAAGATTCTGATTGTTGAAGACGATAGCAATATTGCCGAGCTGCTGACGCTGCATCTGCGCGATGAAGGCTATGTCATTACCCATGCCGCTGATGGCGATCGGGGTGTCGCGCTGCTTGATAAGGGAGGGTGGGATGCCCTGATACTGGATTTGATGTTGCCCGGCGTCGATGGTTTGGAAATTTGCCGCCGCGCCCGAAACATGACGCGCTATACGCCGATTATCATCATCAGCGCGCGCTCCAGCGAGATCCACCGCGTTCTGGGCCTAGAGCTGGGAGCTGATGACTATCTGGCGAAGCCTTTTTCAATGCTGGAGTTGGTTGCCCGGGTAAAAGCGCTATTCAGGCGACAAGATGCGATGGGCAGAAATCTGCAAATGGATGCCGGAACGCTCAGCTCGGGCGGGCTGGTTATCGATCCTATTTCCCGTGAAGTATTGCTTAACCAGCAGAATATTGAGCTAACGCCCCGTGAATTCGATTTACTGTATTTCTTCGCTAAAAATCCGGGAAAAGTCTTCTCGCGCCTTAGTTTGCTGAATCAGGTTTGGGGGTATCAACATGAAGGCTATGAGCACACGGTTAATACTCATATCAATCGGTTACGCATCAAGATTGAGGCTAATCCGGCAGAACCTGACAGGATTTTGACTGTGTGGGGGAAAGGCTACAAATTTATACTATCCACTGATGAATCTCAGGGGTAA
- a CDS encoding cytochrome b/b6 domain-containing protein, producing MTTHIESPEPLKTAGRPKKPLVVHTLWLRLTHWINALAILIMVTSGWQIYNASPLFAFNFSENLTLGGWLGGGIQWHFAGMWLFGINGVFYLLMNIVTGRLKAKFFPVTPRAILADLLAALKGKLAHDDLRHYNMVQRVAYLFVMADGIVLVLSGLVVWKSVQFPLLRTLMGGFDAARYVHFFAMSAMVGFVVVHLIMVLMVPKTLLAMLRGR from the coding sequence ATGACAACTCATATTGAATCACCCGAGCCTTTGAAAACGGCGGGCAGGCCGAAAAAACCGCTTGTCGTTCATACCCTGTGGCTGCGTTTAACTCATTGGATCAATGCGTTGGCGATACTGATTATGGTCACCAGCGGTTGGCAGATTTACAACGCTTCACCGCTGTTTGCTTTTAATTTCTCGGAAAATCTTACTTTGGGCGGATGGCTAGGCGGTGGAATTCAGTGGCATTTTGCCGGAATGTGGCTGTTCGGCATCAATGGGGTGTTTTATCTGCTGATGAACATTGTGACTGGTCGCCTGAAAGCAAAGTTTTTCCCCGTCACTCCTCGGGCAATTCTGGCAGATTTGCTGGCCGCGCTGAAAGGCAAGTTAGCCCATGACGACCTCCGTCATTACAACATGGTGCAGCGAGTTGCCTATCTGTTTGTTATGGCTGACGGAATTGTGCTGGTGCTATCGGGGCTGGTGGTGTGGAAATCAGTACAGTTTCCTCTGCTACGTACGCTAATGGGCGGTTTTGATGCAGCCCGTTATGTGCACTTTTTTGCGATGTCGGCGATGGTAGGTTTTGTCGTTGTGCATTTGATTATGGTGTTGATGGTTCCGAAAACACTGCTCGCCATGCTTCGTGGACGTTGA
- a CDS encoding molybdopterin-dependent oxidoreductase — protein MKKDSKIIIPGTDAQDILQQAQALIARRLDSSSRRQFLRQGLTLGGMVMLTGCDISDNQSVEKALVSISGFNDRVQAWLFGANRLAPEYTELMITRPFPFNAFYGEEDAPEVDGQTYRLHLAGKVLDKSSWSLPQLYQMAQVSQITRHICVEGWSAIGKWGGIPFSQFLKLVGADLSAKYVSFKCADDYYTSIDMATALHPQTLLALTYDGQILPRKYGFPMKLRMPTKLGYKNPKHIKLIEITNAYPGGYWEDQGYNWFGGS, from the coding sequence ATGAAAAAAGACAGCAAAATCATCATTCCTGGAACCGATGCTCAAGATATTTTGCAGCAGGCGCAGGCTCTGATTGCCCGTAGACTTGATTCCTCCTCCCGTCGCCAGTTTTTGCGCCAAGGGCTGACATTGGGTGGCATGGTGATGCTGACCGGTTGCGACATCAGCGATAATCAGAGTGTTGAAAAAGCGCTGGTTTCTATTTCTGGATTCAACGATAGGGTACAGGCATGGCTGTTTGGGGCAAATCGTCTGGCACCAGAATATACAGAATTGATGATCACCCGGCCGTTTCCTTTTAACGCGTTCTATGGTGAAGAGGATGCACCCGAAGTTGACGGACAAACTTATCGCCTGCATTTAGCGGGAAAAGTATTGGATAAATCTAGCTGGTCGCTGCCGCAGCTGTATCAGATGGCGCAGGTTAGCCAAATCACGCGGCATATCTGTGTTGAAGGCTGGAGCGCAATCGGTAAGTGGGGAGGCATCCCTTTTTCACAATTTTTAAAGCTTGTGGGGGCGGATCTCAGCGCCAAATATGTAAGTTTTAAATGTGCTGACGACTATTACACCAGCATCGATATGGCAACCGCGCTACATCCGCAGACCCTACTGGCGCTGACCTATGATGGGCAAATTTTGCCACGCAAGTATGGTTTTCCGATGAAGCTTAGAATGCCGACCAAGCTCGGTTACAAGAATCCTAAACATATCAAACTGATTGAAATCACCAATGCCTATCCCGGCGGTTATTGGGAAGACCAAGGTTACAACTGGTTTGGTGGAAGTTAA
- a CDS encoding pentapeptide MXKDX repeat protein: protein MKKLIAVMISSTLMLGMMGAHAEDTMKKPMAKKDTMGMSKDSMSKTDTKMSKDHMSKDSMAKDKMKKDEMMKKKSAMSQ from the coding sequence ATGAAAAAGTTAATCGCTGTAATGATCTCTTCAACGCTGATGCTGGGTATGATGGGCGCACATGCCGAAGATACCATGAAGAAACCAATGGCCAAAAAAGACACCATGGGGATGTCTAAAGACAGCATGTCAAAAACCGACACCAAAATGTCAAAAGACCACATGTCAAAAGACAGCATGGCCAAAGACAAAATGAAGAAAGACGAAATGATGAAGAAAAAATCGGCCATGAGCCAATAA
- a CDS encoding 4'-phosphopantetheinyl transferase, giving the protein MKTRFSFIDLTLPTVTQRIIVTHYDVNTLESEDLLILPHYQTLVRAVPQRKAEHLAGRLAAREALRGLNCEARLLAVGSHRQPLWPEGIIGSISHTANLALAAVAKDSGRLCGLGIDIESVLSSKQTEEVIDGVIQREEYGLLRQATLSVEEALTIIFSAKESLFKALFRHVGEYFEFSTAHITMLSPQTQRFTLQLAQPLTATLPAGMTFNGQWHYLDGKIVTLIRF; this is encoded by the coding sequence ATGAAAACGAGATTCTCTTTTATCGACCTGACATTACCGACTGTGACACAGCGCATTATCGTCACCCATTACGATGTCAATACGCTGGAGTCTGAGGATTTACTGATTTTGCCTCATTATCAGACATTGGTTCGCGCCGTGCCTCAGCGTAAAGCCGAGCATCTCGCGGGCCGGTTGGCCGCCCGGGAAGCCTTGCGCGGACTTAACTGTGAGGCTCGGCTGCTGGCCGTGGGGTCGCATCGCCAGCCGCTGTGGCCGGAGGGAATAATAGGTTCGATTAGCCACACCGCGAATCTGGCATTGGCGGCGGTGGCGAAAGATTCGGGGCGGCTTTGCGGATTAGGAATTGATATTGAATCAGTGCTTTCTTCTAAACAAACCGAAGAAGTAATCGATGGGGTGATACAGCGTGAAGAATATGGACTGCTGCGCCAGGCGACCCTTTCAGTAGAAGAGGCATTGACGATTATCTTCTCGGCCAAAGAGAGTTTGTTTAAAGCGCTGTTCCGCCACGTAGGAGAATACTTTGAATTTTCTACGGCGCACATCACCATGCTCTCCCCGCAGACCCAACGTTTTACTTTACAGCTGGCGCAACCTTTGACGGCCACACTTCCAGCCGGCATGACTTTTAACGGCCAATGGCACTATCTTGACGGCAAAATAGTGACGCTTATTCGCTTTTGA